Proteins encoded together in one Carassius auratus strain Wakin chromosome 32, ASM336829v1, whole genome shotgun sequence window:
- the LOC113051326 gene encoding transient receptor potential cation channel subfamily M member 5-like translates to MLGHQDTPLEVLRQGRRCLQCGQLLNESQEPGSLPGCRCYVPLTESVVNMGEKGNKRLVKPQWMDGRLGDIDFTGVSRTKGKFIRVTSSTDPDEIYQMLTKQWGLAPPHLVVALMGGDEVAQMKPWLRDTLRKGLVKAAQSTGAWILTSGLRFGITKNLGQAVRDHSLASTSNKVRVVAIGIAPWNMIQNRDLLLSAKPDHPATYPSEDLPHGAVYSLDCNHSHFILVDEDPQRPGATAEMRVKMLKHISLQRTGYGGTGSIEIPVLCLLVHGEPRILQRMYKNIQNSIPWLILAGSGGVADILVTLMDKGCWDADMVQELLINTFTNGLHSTEIPSWIKLIQRILDHGHLLTVHDTEQDPEMDTVVLKALVKACKSQSQEAQDFLDELKLAVAWNRVDIAKSEIFSGDIAWSAQDLEEVMMEALINDKPDFVRLFVDNGVNINEFLTYGRLQELYCSVSEKNLLHTLLLKKHQVYLASNRMSGHPHTEPGDRRPRFTFHDVSKVLKDFLDDTCRGFYQKLPAERMGKGRLFHSHKNLPDMDQRCEHPWRDLFLWAILQNRQEMANYFWAMGSEAVAAALVGCKIMKEMAHLATEAATARSMKNAKYEQFAMDLFSECYSNSEDRAYSLLVRKTCCWSKATVLNLATLADAKCFFAHDGVQALLTKVWWGAMRTDTSIARLVLTFFIPPLIWTSLIKFNAEEHVKKGEGEPFDELDSLETEQALLLTEEEPVAAEGGSDSCRASWIYMVLQKWNRFWSAPVTVFLGNVIMYFAFLILFCYVLLLDFRPPPPHGPSAAEIILYFWVFTLVLEEIRQSFFTDEDMSIFKKMKLYVEDNWNKCDMVAICLFVVGLSCRMASSTYEAGRTVFALDFMVFTLRLIHIFAIHKQLGPKIIIVERMIKDVFFFLFFLTVWLIAYGVTTQALLHPNDPRIDWVFRRALYRPYLHIFGQIPLEEIDAAKMPDDNCTNDVEEIVSGVLPPCPNIYANWLVILLLVIYLLVTNVLLLNLLIAMFSYTFQVVQENADIFWKFQRYNLIVEYHSRPALAPPFIIISHISQALLSLVKTTESNQDLLERELPAGLDQKLMTWETVQKENYLAELEHEHRESSAERLRYTSSKVQSLLRMVGGFKEQEKRMATVETEVRYCGEVLSWIAECFHKSTLKCDRDAPKAPRSIAISSRNPPPQEAKREQPSRHSGNGVDKKLPYIDQ, encoded by the exons ATGCTGGGGCATCAGGATACTCCTCTG GAGGTGTTACGGCAGGGCAGGAGGTGTTTGCAATGTGGCCAACTGTTGAATGAGTCTCAAGAACCTGG TTCTCTACCAGGATGTCGGTGTTACGTCCCACTCACAGAGTCTGTTGTTAATATGGGCGAGAAGGGCAATAAGAGATTAGTTAAACCCCAGTGGATGGATGGACGTTTGGGAGATATTGATTTTACTGGCGTCAGTCGGACCAAGGGCAAG TTTATCAGGGTAACCAGCTCTACAGATCCAGATGAAATCTACCAGATGTTGACTAAGCAGTGGGGTCTGGCCCCTCCTCATCTGGTGGTGGCACTAATGGGAGGAGATGAAGTGGCTCAGATGAAGCCCTGGCTGAGGGACACACTTAGGAAAGGCCTTGTGAAGGCAGCACAGAGCACAG GGGCGTGGATCCTGACCAGTGGTTTACGTTTTGGCATCACTAAGAACCTGGGTCAGGCTGTAAGGGACCACTCTCTAGCGAGCACTTCCAACAAGGTGCGAGTGGTGGCCATTGGAATTGCTCCCTGGAACATGATTCAGAACAGAGATCTGCTACTGTCTGCAAAG CCTGATCATCCAGCAACATACCCATCTGAGGATCTTCCCCACGGTGCAGTGTACTCCTTAGACTGCAACCATTCTCATTTCATCCTGGTGGACGAGGACCCCCAGAGACCTGGAGCCACCGCTGAGATGAGAGTCAAGATGCTCAAACACATCTCTCTGCAGCGTACAGGATATGGGG GCACAGGTAGTATAGAAATCCCTGTCTTATGTCTTCTTGTTCATGGAGAGCCAAGGATATTACAG AGAATGTACAAGAATATTCAGAATTCAATACCCTGGCTCATTTTAGCTGGCTCGGGAGGAGTCGCAGATATTTTAGTGACCCTGATGGACAAAGGATGCTGGGACGCTGATATGGTCCAAGAGCTGCTGATAAACACCTTCACCAATGGCCTACACAGCACTGAAATCCCTTCCTGGATCAAACTG ATCCAAAGAATATTGGACCATGGTCACCTGCTGACCGTTCATGACACAGAGCAGGACCCAGAAATGGACACAGTAGTTCTCAAAGCGCTGGTTAAGG CTTGTAAGAGTCAAAGTCAGGAAGCACAGGACTTCCTGGATGAGCTGAAACTGGCTGTGGCCTGGAATAGGGTGGACATTGCTAAAAGTGAGATCTTCAGTGGAGACATAGCATGGAGT GCTCAGGACCTGGAGGAGGTGATGATGGAGGCATTGATAAATGACAAGCCGGACTTTGTGCGTTTGTTTGTGGACAACGGCGTGAACATAAATGAATTCCTAACTTACGGCCGCCTTCAGGAACTCTACTGCTCTGTGTCGGAGAAAAACCTCCTTCACACCCTGCTCCTGAAAAAGCATCAGGTTTATTTGGCTAGCAATCGGATGTCAGGACACCCTCACACTGAACCAGGCGACCGCAGGCCTCGTTTCACCTTTCATGATGTCTCCAAAGTCCTCAAAGACTTTCTTGATGACACCTGTAGGGGTTTCTACCAAAAACTTCCAGCG GAGAGGATGGGGAAAGGCCGGCTTTTCCATAGCCACAAAAACCTACCAGACATGGACCAGCGTTGTGAGCACCCTTGGAGAGACCTCTTCCTTTGGGCTATCCTGCAAAATAGGCAGGAAATGGCAAACTACTTCTGGGCCATG GGCTCCGAGGCCGTGGCAGCTGCTCTGGTGGGCTGTAAGATCATGAAGGAGATGGCTCATCTGGCTACTGAAGCTGCGACTGCTCGTAGTATGAAGAATGCAAAATATGAGCAATTTGCTATGG ATCTGTTCAGTGAGTGTTATTCAAACAGTGAAGACCGAGCCTATTCGCTCCTGGTGAGGAAAACATGCTGCTGGAGCAAAGCAACTGTCCTGAATCTCGCCACTTTGGCAGATGCTAAATGCTTTTTTGCTCATGATGGTGTCCAG GCCCTGCTGACCAAAGTCTGGTGGGGAGCCATGAGGACAGACACTTCCATCGCTAGACTCGTGCTCACCTTCTTCATCCCTCCCCTCATTTGGACCAGCCTCATCAAGTTCAA TGCAGAGGAACACGTGAAGAAAGGTGAAGGGGAGCCGTTTGATGAGCTAGACAGTTTGGAAACAGAGCAGGCCCTGTTACTAACAGAGGAGGAACCAGT tgcTGCTGAAGGTGGCAGTGACTCTTGCCGTGCGAGTTGGATTTACATGGTGCTGCAGAAGTGGAATCGTTTCTGGAGCGCTCCAGTTACTGTGTTCTTGGGGAATGTCATCATGTACTTTGCCTTCCTCATTCTGTTCTGTTACGTGCTCCTTCTGGACTTCCGGCCACCCCCACCGCATGGCCCGTCTGCAGCTGAAATCATCCTCTACTTCTGGGTCTTTACCTTGGTGCTGGAGGAAATCCGACAG AGTTTCTTCACGGATGAGGACATGAGTATTTTCAAGAAGATGAAGCTATACGTGGAGGATAACTGGAACAAATGTGACATGGTGGCCATCTGCCTCTTCGTGGTGGGACTGTCATGCAG GATGGCCTCAAGCACGTATGAGGCCGGCCGCACTGTTTTTGCTTTGGATTTCATGGTTTTCACCTTAAGACTCATTCACATTTTTGCCATTCATAAGCAGCTTGGGCCCAAAATCATCATTGTGGAGAGAATG ATCAAAGACGTgttcttcttcttgttcttccTGACCGTGTGGCTGATCGCGTATGGAGTGACGACTCAAGCCCTCCTGCACCCCAATGACCCGCGCATCGACTGGGTCTTCCGCAGGGCGCTGTACCGCCCATACCTCCACATATTCGGACAGATTCCTCTGGAGGAAATAGATG CGGCAAAAATGCCAGATGATAACTGCACAAACGATGTAGAGGAGATCGTCTCAGGTGTTCTGCCTCCCTGCCCAAACATCTACGCCAACTGGCTGGTCATTCTGCTGCTCGTCATCTATCTGCTGGTCACAAATGTGCTGCTGCTCAACCTTCTCATTGCCATGTTCAG CTACACCTTCCAGGTGGTGCAGGAGAATGCAGACATCTTCTGGAAGTTCCAGCGCTATAACCTGATTGTGGAATACCACAGCCGTCCGGCGTTAGCTCCGCCCTTCATCATCATCAGCCACATCTCTCAAGCTCTCCTCAGCCTCGTCAAAACTACAGAAAGCAATCAGGATCTGCTGG AGAGGGAACTACCAGCTGGACTGGACCAGAAGCTGATGACATGGGAGACGGTGCAGAAGGAGAACTACCTGGCTGAACTGGAGCATGAGCACAgggagagcagtgcagagagacTCCGATACACGTCCTCTAA GGTACAGAGTTTGCTGAGGATGGTTGGGGGTTTTAAGGAGCAAGAAAAGCGCATGGCGACAGTGGAGACTGAG GTGAGGTACTGTGGAGAGGTGCTGTCTTGGATTGCAGAGTGTTTCCACAAAAGTACTCTGAAGTGTGACAGGGACGCTCCTAAAGCCCCAC GTTCCATTGCTATCAGCTCCAGAAATCCGCCACCGCAGGAAGCCAAGCGAGAGCAGCCATCGAGACATTCAGGAAATGGTGTCGACAAGAAACTGCCCTACATCGATCAGTGA
- the LOC113051343 gene encoding cyclin-dependent kinase inhibitor 1C-like translates to MANVDVSSNLERHVARRTFPLLARTKVCRNLFGSLDHEELHCETTLKLQEISERDQSRWNFNFETNSPLNGDYEWEEISEDTLPFFYKDKVQIKRASVMATGDASIAVDCGLHGVSRGPVESADVPSRHGELNQENLSGALNSRPARSAVLRNTRKRSLIPETPRHSTPQITDFFPKRKRTPESKQDDGSAHQAASTEVTPRKTIR, encoded by the exons ATGGCAAACGTGGACGTGTCAAGCAATCTGGAGCGTCATGTTGCACGGAGGACCTTTCCTCTTCTCGCGCGAACAAAGGTTTGCCGTAACCTTTTCGGATCCTTGGATCACGAGGAGCTGCACTGCGAAACGACACTTAAACTCCAGGAGATCTCCGAGCGGGACCAGAGCCGGTGGAACTTTAACTTTGAGACCAACTCCCCTTTGAACGGAGATTACGAGTGGGAGGAGATTTCTGAAGACACATTACCGTTTTTCTACAAGGATAAAGTCCAAATTAAGAGAGCGTCTGTTATGGCAACAGGAGACGCGTCCATCGCTGTTGACTGCGGGTTACATGGGGTTTCCAGGGGTCCGGTAGAGTCCGCGGACGTCCCGAGTCGACACGGAGAACTCAACCAGGAGAACCTCTCAGGTGCACTCAACTCAAGACCAGCTCGCTCTGCAGTCCTCAGAAACACGCGCAAGAGGTCCCTCATCCCAGAGACCCCCAGACACAGCACGCCACAGATCACAG ACTTCTTCCCGAAAAGAAAAAGGACCCCGGAGTCCAAGCAGGATGACGGGAGCGCGCATCAAGCCGCCAGCACTGAAGTGACGCCGCGTAAAACAATACGATG A